The following are encoded together in the Juglans microcarpa x Juglans regia isolate MS1-56 chromosome 2D, Jm3101_v1.0, whole genome shotgun sequence genome:
- the LOC121248647 gene encoding L-ascorbate oxidase homolog: protein MGEYRSFCSFIFVLLLVACTSGEDPYRFYNWNVTYGDIYPLGVKQQGILINGQFPGPQIECVTNDNLIVSVFNSLDEPFLISWNGVQQRRNSWQDGVYGTNCPIPPGQNFTYVLQVKDQIGSYFYFPSLALHKAAGGYGGFKIASRSVIPVPFPPPAGDFTILAGDWYKKNHTDLRAILDGGSDLPFPDGLLINGRGSNGYTFTVDQGKTYRFRISNVGLTTSINFRIQGHKMLLVEVEGTHTLQNIYDSLDVHLGQSYSVLVTADQPAQAYDIVASTRFTSQVLTATSILRYSNSAGSVSSPPPGGPTIQIDWSLEQARSIRRNLTASGPRPNPQGSYHYGMINTTRTIILANSAPIINGKQRYAVNSVSFIPADTPLKLADYFKISGVFGSIPDSPTGGGAYLQTSVMTADFRGYAEVVFENPEDFVQSWHIDGHNFFVVGMDGGQWSAASRLNYNLRDTISRCTVQVYPQSWTAVYMPLDNVGMWNVRSENWVRQYLGQQFYLRVYSPANSWRDEYPIPSNALRCGRAVGHSTRPV, encoded by the exons atgggagaGTATAGGAGCTTTTGTTCTTTCATATTTGTCTTGTTGCTGGTGGCCTGCACAAGTGGTGAAGACCCTTACAGGTTCTATAATTGGAATGTCACCTACGGTGACATCTACCCTCTCGGAGTAAAACAACAG GGTATATTGATAAACGGCCAATTTCCAGGGCCGCAAATCGAGTGTGTCACCAACGATAACTTGATTGTCAGTGTTTTCAATAGCTTGGACGAGCCTTTCCTCATCTCTTG GAATGGTGTACAGCAGAGAAGGAACTCGTGGCAGGATGGAGTTTATGGCACAAACTGCCCCATCCCACCAGGGCAGAACTTCACTTATGTTCTCCAAGTCAAGGATCAGATTGGTAGCTACTTCTATTTCCCTTCCCTTGCCTTACACAAGGCTGCAGGAGGGTATGGTGGATTCAAAATCGCCAGCCGCTCAGTAATTCCAGTACCTTTCCCACCTCCTGCTGGAGATTTCACCATATTGGCAGGCGATTGGTACAAGAAAAATCACACT GATTTAAGAGCAATTTTAGATGGTGGGAGTGATCTTCCCTTCCCTGATGGACTTCTCATCAATGGCCGTGGTTCAAATGGGTACACGTTCACAGTTGATCAAG GCAAGACTTATAGGTTTCGGATATCAAATGTGGGGCTTACAACCTCTATCAATTTCAGAATTCAGGGCCACAAGATGCTGCTGGTAGAGGTGGAAGGAACTCACACGCTTCAGAACATTTATGATTCCCTTGACGTCCATTTGGGGCAATCCTACTCTGTACTGGTTACTGCTGATCAACCAGCACAAGCTTATGACATTGTTGCCTCCACTCGATTTACCTCTCAAGTGCTCACAGCAACCTCCATTCTTCGTTATAGTAACTCGGCTGGAAGTGTCTCCAGCCCTCCCCCTGGTGGGCCAACTATACAGATTGATTGGTCTCTAGAACAAGCCCGATCTATAAG ACGGAATCTCACTGCAAGTGGGCCAAGACCTAATCCCCAAGGCTCTTACCATTATGGGATGATTAACACCACCCGCACAATCATACTTGCAAACTCTGCTCCAATTATCAATGGCAAGCAGAGATATGCTGTCAATAGCGTGTCCTTCATTCCCGCTGATACACCACTAAAGCTTGCAGACTACTTCAAAATCTCAGGGGTGTTTGGGAGCATTCCAGATAGTCCCACTGGTGGCGGTGCTTACCTCCAGACTTCTGTCATGACTGCGGATTTCAGAGGCTATGCTGAGGTTGTGTTTGAGAATCCTGAAGACTTTGTGCAGTCATGGCACATAGATGGCCATAACTTCTTTGTTGTGGG GATGGATGGAGGACAGTGGTCAGCTGCAAGCAGATTAAATTACAATTTGAGAGACACAATTTCTCGTTGCACTGTTCAG GTGTATCCCCAGTCCTGGACTGCAGTTTACATGCCTTTGGACAATGTGGGAATGTGGAATGTGAGATCTGAAAACTGGGTTCGCCAATATTTGGGGCAGCAATTCTATCTCCGCGTTTATTCTCCTGCAAATTCATGGAGAGATGAATATCCGATCCCAAGCAATGCACTTAGATGTGGACGGGCAGTAGGCCACAGCACACGCCCTGTGTAA
- the LOC121248646 gene encoding glycine-rich cell wall structural protein 1-like, with translation MDVSSKWLHLSLVLMCIVLHLSAVSLGDDKLDKTRYHDDDCRFGGRRRCGGRWGGGVGGGGGFGGGGGGGVGGGSGHGGGFGAGGGLGGGIGGGIGGGSGSGGGGGGGGGGGGGGVGGGSGHGGGFGAGGGVGGGGVGGGGGVGGGGGGGGGGGVGGGSGHGGGFGAGGGLGGGGGSGGGIGGGAGSGHGGGHGGGIGIGIGIGIGIGGGAGHGSGSGSGSGGGH, from the exons ATGGATGTCTCTTCGAAATGGCTCCATTTGAGTCTTGTTCTCATGTGCATTGTCCTTCATTTGAGTGCAGTCAGTCTTGGAGATGACAAGCTTGACAAAACTAGGTACCATGATGATGATTGTCGATTTGGGGGCCGACGACGATGTGGTGGTAGGTGGGGTG GGGGTgtaggaggtggtggtggattTGGTGGTGGGGGAGGTGGTGGTGTTGGAGGCGGTTCGGGTCATGGTGGAGGTTTTGGAGCCGGAGGAGGTTTAGGTGGTGGAATTGGAGGAGGAATTGGGGGTGGCAGCGGTAGTGGtggcggaggcggaggcggaggcggaggtgGTGGCGGTGGAGTTGGTGGGGGTTCGGGGCATGGTGGAGGCTTTGGAGCTGGAGGTGGTGTAGGTGGTGGAGGTGttggaggtggaggaggagttggaggaggtggaggcggaggcggaggtgGTGGTGTAGGTGGAGGATCTGGCCACGGGGGTGGGTTTGGTGCAGGTGGGGGTCTCGGAGGCGGTGGTGGTTCTGGAGGAGGCATAGGGGGTGGTGCGGGAAGTGGTCATGGTGGTGGCCATGGAGGAGGCATTGGAATTGGTATCGGCATTGGAATTGGAATTGGTGGTGGTGCAGGCCACGGATCCGGAAGTGGGTCTGGTAGTGGCGGTGGTCATTGA